A genomic window from Flavobacterium johnsoniae includes:
- a CDS encoding alpha-2-macroglobulin family protein, which produces MKVKGLILAFFVFFIFQSCGRKSAADFNSDFSLFKDYITSFTGGIVSADSDIRVVLAFDKNDWKPNQELDDDLFDISPSVHGKVVALSTNTLAFIPEKKLKAGTEYQVTLNLDKLTAIPKEKEKELSKFNFTVKTVKQDFTINTGDIQSYSKEYQYLNCVLKTADNIDLETAQKLVEAKHNGNNLKIKFEKTNGPAKEFRFIIDSIQRQSEASNLEIIYDGNDFDIDQKGQIDFPITSINEFKVIKVEVPDGNNQQVLINFSEPLEKGQDFAGLVSIQNTNNLKFSTQGNLLKVYFTNQNAPKKVEPVTVVAEEQVAVAVDSAAVLVDSAAVAVDSAAAVVEDAVEYVPDEEPEQVVTGELLLEVFQGIESQYGKKLENNYSEKISFDQIKPNVRFVKNGTILPSSNNLKLNFEAVNLSAVDVKVYKIYKNNILQFLQYNELNGGQNLKKVAQPIAKTTLNLRESTLVNLSKWNTYALDLSKIIKPEPGAIYRVEFVYKKKYSLYKCETSDDNETESEEEEVDENDVNYSGNSYDDYYYYDDYDWRESQDPCTGSYYYNARIATNILASDLGVIAKRGENKSYLFAVNNIVTTEPVSNARVDLYNFQQQKIATEATSSEGIASFQLDKFAYFAIVTLGDQSTYVKLDDGLSLSVSNFDVAGETLQKGLKGFIYGERGVWRPGDNLYLSFILNDVANKLPKSHPIKFRLNDPNGKTVYQTVQKTNDLNHYAFIVPTNPDAPTGNWEAMVSVGGAKFYKSIKIETIKPNRLKIKNTFSRKTLSASYQNTDNLEVTWLHGAIAKNLNVEMQAKFSQQSTTFKGYEKYTFDDLARQFSTEEINIFSGKLNESGKASVNIQPRLQGQAPGMLRASFITKVYEEGGDFSTDVMSTTYSPYKTYVGIKTPELNKYSMLETRTNNRFDVVTVDENGRPKSVRNLEVRVYKVDWRWWWDSSSDNLSNYNSSNATTSYKTFVINTDSSGKGSFQFALTDEEWGRYLIRVADQQDGHATSLTVNIDWPIWSGKTRNRDASTANMLVFSTDKKNYAVGEKAQISFPSSEGGRALISIENGSRVVQTIWAETKKGETKVEVPITGAMAPNVYFNITLLQPHASTKNDSPIRMYGIVPIEVVDKNTILAPTINMPDVLRPEQPFMVKVGEKSGKEMTYTIAVVDEGLLDLTRFKTPNAWDSFYVREALGVKTWDIYDDVIGAYGGKINQIFSIGGDQDLGGGKAKKANRFKPVVLYYGPFKLGKGETKSHQLKLPKYIGSVRTMVVAGDANTSAYGSVEKATQVKSPLMVLASLPRKISPSEKVTLPVTVFATESKIKNVSIQIKTSNGLKVMGSAVQRLNFAQPDEKMAYFNLVVGSATGIAKVQVIATSGSEKSTYDVEIDMTNPNPVTSTFTDVVLTPNSTKTISWKTFGIAGSNKARLEVSSMPSMNLNGRLQFLIQYPHGCVEQTTSSVFPQLYLGDVADIDAKRKDLIQKNIAAGIARLGNFQLSNGGMPYWQGNAIADDWGTSYAGHFLIEAEKKGYVLPINFKSKWLGYQQKEAKQWRFEPKYGNDLAQAYRLYTLALAGNADLSAMNRLRETKGISNESMLRLAAAYVLAGQKSAGQSLFLKTSIDGSSDEYSYYYYGSSERNRAMALETMLLLDQKQKAFVTASKLAKEMSANQWMSTQTTAYCLYAMSKFAVSNGPRGINIQFSKNGKGETINTGKSVADRSLSVASGTNSITLKNNKANTVYVRVLNTGILPIGQENVVQSDVTASIVFKNRKGSVINVSRINQGTEFVAEVTIKNQRGESVQNVALSQILPSGFEIVNTRFTDYGDAVNNIADYIDIRDDRTNFYFGMKARETKIFRILLNASYLGNYYLPGLQCEAMYDNTFLARTKGFWVEVVK; this is translated from the coding sequence GTGAAAGTAAAAGGACTTATTCTCGCATTTTTTGTGTTTTTTATTTTTCAATCGTGCGGCAGAAAATCAGCAGCAGATTTCAACTCCGATTTTTCATTATTTAAAGATTACATAACCAGTTTTACAGGCGGAATCGTTTCTGCTGATTCTGATATCCGAGTAGTTTTAGCTTTTGATAAAAACGATTGGAAACCAAATCAGGAACTTGACGATGATTTGTTTGATATTTCGCCAAGTGTTCACGGAAAAGTCGTTGCGCTTTCAACCAATACATTAGCTTTCATTCCAGAGAAAAAACTAAAAGCAGGTACAGAATATCAGGTTACTTTAAACTTAGATAAACTAACGGCGATTCCGAAAGAGAAAGAAAAAGAGCTTTCTAAATTCAACTTTACGGTTAAAACGGTTAAACAGGATTTTACCATAAATACTGGAGATATTCAATCGTACAGCAAAGAATATCAATATTTAAACTGCGTTTTAAAAACGGCAGATAATATTGATTTAGAAACCGCTCAAAAGCTGGTTGAAGCAAAACATAATGGAAATAATCTTAAAATTAAGTTTGAAAAAACAAACGGACCAGCAAAAGAATTCCGCTTTATAATTGACAGTATTCAGCGTCAGTCAGAAGCTTCAAACTTAGAGATTATTTATGATGGGAATGATTTTGATATTGATCAGAAAGGACAAATCGATTTTCCGATTACAAGCATCAACGAATTTAAAGTTATAAAAGTTGAGGTTCCAGACGGAAACAATCAGCAGGTTTTAATTAATTTCTCTGAACCTTTAGAAAAAGGTCAGGATTTTGCAGGATTGGTTTCGATTCAAAACACCAATAATCTTAAGTTTTCTACACAAGGAAACTTACTAAAAGTATATTTTACGAATCAGAATGCGCCTAAAAAAGTAGAACCAGTGACAGTAGTTGCAGAAGAACAAGTTGCTGTTGCTGTAGATTCGGCTGCCGTTTTAGTTGATTCAGCCGCGGTTGCAGTTGATTCAGCCGCCGCAGTTGTAGAAGATGCTGTAGAATACGTTCCAGACGAAGAACCAGAACAAGTTGTGACTGGTGAATTATTATTGGAAGTCTTTCAAGGAATAGAAAGTCAGTACGGCAAAAAACTAGAAAACAATTACAGCGAAAAAATCTCTTTTGACCAGATAAAACCAAATGTTCGTTTTGTGAAAAACGGAACAATTCTGCCAAGTTCAAACAATTTAAAACTAAATTTTGAAGCCGTAAATTTAAGTGCTGTTGATGTTAAAGTATATAAGATTTACAAAAACAATATTTTGCAGTTTCTTCAATACAACGAACTAAACGGCGGACAGAATCTCAAAAAAGTAGCGCAGCCAATTGCCAAAACGACTTTAAATTTAAGGGAAAGCACGCTCGTAAATCTTTCTAAATGGAATACATATGCTTTAGATTTATCTAAAATCATCAAACCAGAACCGGGAGCGATTTACAGAGTGGAGTTTGTCTATAAAAAGAAATATTCGCTTTATAAATGCGAAACATCAGACGATAATGAAACCGAATCTGAGGAAGAGGAAGTTGATGAAAATGACGTAAACTACAGTGGAAACTCTTACGACGATTACTATTATTATGACGATTACGATTGGAGAGAAAGTCAAGATCCTTGTACAGGTTCTTACTATTACAATGCGAGAATTGCAACCAATATTTTAGCTTCAGATTTAGGAGTTATTGCTAAAAGAGGAGAAAATAAATCGTACTTGTTTGCTGTAAATAATATTGTTACAACAGAACCAGTTTCGAACGCTAGAGTTGATTTATACAATTTTCAACAGCAAAAAATTGCAACAGAAGCAACAAGCAGTGAAGGAATTGCATCTTTTCAATTAGACAAATTCGCTTATTTTGCCATTGTAACTTTAGGCGATCAATCGACTTATGTGAAATTGGACGACGGACTTTCATTGTCTGTAAGTAATTTTGATGTTGCCGGAGAGACTTTACAAAAAGGGCTGAAAGGATTTATTTATGGAGAAAGAGGCGTTTGGCGTCCGGGAGATAATTTGTATTTATCTTTTATTTTGAATGATGTCGCGAATAAACTTCCGAAATCACATCCAATTAAATTCAGATTAAACGATCCGAATGGAAAAACGGTTTATCAAACGGTTCAAAAGACGAATGATTTAAATCATTACGCTTTTATAGTGCCAACCAATCCAGATGCACCAACAGGAAATTGGGAAGCAATGGTGAGCGTTGGTGGCGCAAAATTCTACAAAAGCATCAAGATTGAAACCATTAAACCAAATCGTTTAAAAATCAAAAATACATTTAGCAGAAAAACACTTTCGGCTTCGTATCAAAATACAGACAATCTTGAAGTAACATGGCTTCATGGTGCAATTGCTAAGAATTTGAATGTAGAAATGCAGGCGAAATTCTCTCAACAAAGCACAACATTTAAAGGCTATGAAAAATATACTTTTGATGATTTGGCACGCCAATTCAGTACAGAAGAAATCAACATTTTCTCTGGAAAATTGAATGAAAGCGGAAAAGCGTCAGTAAATATTCAGCCAAGATTACAAGGTCAGGCACCGGGAATGTTGCGTGCTTCGTTCATTACAAAAGTTTATGAAGAAGGCGGTGATTTTAGTACAGATGTAATGTCAACAACTTATTCTCCGTACAAAACTTATGTTGGGATTAAAACGCCTGAGCTGAACAAATATAGCATGCTTGAAACGAGAACAAACAATCGTTTTGATGTTGTAACGGTTGATGAAAACGGAAGACCAAAATCAGTTCGTAATCTCGAAGTAAGAGTTTATAAAGTAGACTGGAGATGGTGGTGGGATTCTTCGAGCGATAATTTATCAAACTATAACTCATCGAATGCAACGACTTCATATAAAACATTTGTAATCAATACGGATTCAAGCGGAAAAGGAAGTTTCCAATTTGCTTTGACAGACGAAGAATGGGGGCGTTATTTAATTCGTGTTGCCGATCAGCAAGATGGTCATGCGACATCTTTAACAGTAAATATAGACTGGCCAATCTGGTCTGGAAAAACACGTAATAGAGATGCTTCCACGGCCAATATGTTGGTTTTTTCTACAGATAAAAAGAATTATGCGGTGGGAGAAAAAGCGCAGATTTCTTTTCCTTCAAGTGAAGGCGGGCGCGCTTTAATTTCAATAGAAAACGGATCAAGAGTCGTACAGACTATTTGGGCAGAAACTAAAAAAGGAGAAACGAAAGTTGAAGTTCCAATTACTGGAGCAATGGCACCAAACGTGTATTTCAATATTACCTTATTACAGCCTCATGCTTCAACCAAAAATGATTCGCCAATTCGTATGTACGGAATTGTTCCAATCGAAGTGGTAGATAAAAATACTATTTTGGCACCGACAATAAATATGCCTGATGTATTAAGGCCAGAACAGCCGTTTATGGTTAAAGTTGGAGAAAAGTCAGGTAAAGAAATGACATACACAATTGCAGTTGTCGATGAAGGGCTTTTGGATTTAACTCGTTTTAAAACACCAAACGCATGGGATAGTTTCTATGTGCGTGAAGCTTTAGGAGTAAAAACTTGGGACATTTATGATGATGTAATTGGCGCTTACGGCGGAAAAATAAATCAAATTTTTAGTATCGGAGGTGATCAGGATTTAGGTGGAGGAAAAGCTAAAAAAGCCAACCGTTTTAAACCAGTTGTATTGTATTATGGGCCATTTAAATTAGGAAAAGGAGAAACAAAATCTCATCAATTAAAATTACCTAAATATATTGGTTCTGTCAGAACTATGGTTGTGGCTGGAGACGCGAATACAAGCGCTTATGGTAGTGTAGAAAAAGCAACACAAGTTAAGAGTCCGTTGATGGTTTTGGCTTCTCTGCCGAGAAAAATTTCGCCTTCAGAGAAAGTAACGCTTCCAGTTACTGTTTTTGCAACGGAGAGCAAAATCAAAAATGTTTCAATTCAAATCAAAACAAGCAACGGATTGAAAGTTATGGGAAGCGCAGTTCAAAGATTAAATTTTGCACAGCCCGATGAAAAAATGGCTTATTTTAATTTAGTTGTTGGATCTGCAACCGGAATTGCGAAAGTTCAAGTAATTGCAACATCTGGAAGTGAGAAATCTACTTATGATGTTGAAATCGACATGACGAATCCAAATCCAGTTACAAGTACTTTTACAGATGTTGTTTTAACGCCAAATAGCACTAAAACAATTTCGTGGAAAACATTTGGAATTGCGGGAAGTAATAAAGCAAGATTAGAAGTTTCGTCAATGCCATCTATGAATTTGAACGGAAGATTACAATTCTTAATTCAATATCCGCATGGTTGTGTCGAGCAGACTACTTCATCTGTTTTTCCACAATTGTATTTGGGCGATGTGGCAGATATTGATGCGAAACGTAAAGATTTAATTCAAAAAAATATTGCAGCAGGAATTGCCAGATTGGGTAATTTCCAATTATCAAATGGTGGAATGCCTTACTGGCAAGGAAATGCAATTGCAGACGATTGGGGAACTTCTTATGCAGGACATTTCTTGATTGAAGCAGAGAAAAAAGGATATGTACTGCCAATTAATTTCAAATCAAAATGGTTAGGTTATCAGCAAAAAGAAGCAAAACAATGGCGTTTTGAACCTAAATACGGAAATGATCTAGCTCAGGCTTATAGATTGTACACTTTAGCTTTAGCTGGAAATGCCGATTTATCAGCAATGAATAGATTACGTGAAACAAAAGGTATTTCGAATGAAAGTATGCTTCGTCTGGCAGCAGCTTATGTTTTAGCAGGACAAAAATCGGCTGGACAAAGTTTATTCTTGAAAACTAGTATTGATGGAAGTTCAGATGAATACAGCTATTACTATTATGGTTCAAGTGAAAGAAACAGAGCAATGGCTCTTGAAACAATGCTGCTTTTAGACCAAAAACAAAAAGCATTTGTGACAGCTTCTAAATTAGCTAAAGAAATGTCGGCAAATCAATGGATGAGTACGCAGACAACTGCTTACTGTCTATACGCAATGTCAAAATTTGCGGTAAGTAATGGTCCAAGAGGAATTAATATTCAGTTTAGTAAAAACGGAAAAGGAGAAACTATAAACACAGGTAAATCGGTTGCAGATCGCAGTTTGTCTGTTGCTTCTGGAACAAATAGCATTACTTTGAAAAACAATAAAGCCAATACCGTTTATGTTCGTGTATTAAATACTGGAATATTGCCAATCGGACAAGAAAATGTTGTTCAAAGTGATGTTACGGCTTCAATTGTTTTCAAAAACAGAAAAGGAAGTGTAATCAATGTTTCAAGAATCAATCAGGGAACTGAGTTTGTAGCTGAGGTTACAATTAAAAACCAAAGAGGAGAAAGTGTTCAGAACGTTGCACTATCGCAAATTCTGCCTTCAGGTTTTGAAATTGTAAATACTCGTTTCACAGATTATGGAGACGCCGTAAACAATATCGCTGATTATATTGATATTCGAGACGACAGAACTAATTTCTATTTTGGAATGAAAGCTAGAGAAACAAAAATTTTCCGAATTCTGTTAAACGCATCGTATTTAGGAAACTATTATTTACCTGGATTGCAATGCGAAGCAATGTATGATAATACATTCTTAGCCAGAACAAAAGGATTTTGGGTTGAGGTGGTGAAATAA
- the pbpC gene encoding penicillin-binding protein 1C codes for MKNKLKAFFQRIINWIKRNKIKSAIAFLLLLIYYFSIPRTLFKEPYSTVIESKEGELLGAKIAGDGQWRFPAQDSVPDKFKKCIVYFEDEYFYQHPGFNPVAMVNAFKQNRKAGKVVRGGSTLTQQVIRLSRKGKNRTYFEKLIEIILATRLELGYSKNEILEMYAAHAPFGGNVVGLEMASWRYFGVQSNQLSWAENAVLAVLPNAPSLIYPGKNQIKLLNKRNRLLLKLHQEGIIDKQTYELSIEEPLPQKPYDLPQIAPHLLQRVAKNEEGTRVKTTIDYALQNRVNQIARYYYNQYKQNEVHNLAILVIDVNSRNVMSYVGNSPADADYQKDVDIIDAPRSTGSILKPLLYGAMLDDGELLPNTLVADIPTQISGYTPQNFNLTFDGAVPAHRALSRSLNIPAVLMLQEFTVNKFYEELQKFKLKNINKTPDHYGLSLILGGAESNLWDLCRTYANLSSTLNYYTKNKSQYRTNEFTELNYKNDFKPDFGSETNQKNILGAGSIWLTYNAMEEVNRPEGDEAWKFYDSSLKIAWKTGTSFGNRDAWAIGTNSRYVVGIWVGNATGEGRPTLTGVTSAAPILFDVFNLLPRQRWFDTPYKDLAEVEVCRLSGYLAKDNCPKIKQWITKKGKSTKVCPYHKTIHLDKTEQFQVNSSCESIDNIVTKNWFVLPPVMAWYYKSQHIEYLPLPPFKEGCEGTQTTTMDFIYPKANSKIYLTKDFNSNVQPVILKVAYSERDKELFWYVDNVYKATTKTFHELPITPTTGIHYITVIDASGNEIRRKIEIVRE; via the coding sequence TTGAAAAATAAATTAAAAGCGTTTTTCCAACGCATCATAAATTGGATTAAAAGAAATAAAATAAAATCAGCAATTGCATTTTTGCTCTTGCTGATTTACTATTTTTCGATACCTCGAACTTTATTCAAAGAACCTTATTCAACAGTAATAGAAAGCAAAGAAGGAGAACTTCTAGGAGCTAAAATCGCGGGTGACGGACAATGGCGTTTTCCGGCGCAAGACAGCGTTCCGGATAAATTCAAGAAATGTATCGTTTATTTTGAAGACGAATATTTCTACCAACACCCCGGTTTTAATCCGGTAGCAATGGTAAATGCTTTTAAACAAAACCGAAAAGCGGGAAAAGTTGTTAGAGGCGGAAGTACGTTGACGCAACAAGTAATTAGACTTTCCCGAAAAGGAAAAAACAGAACCTATTTTGAAAAGCTAATTGAAATTATTCTCGCTACGAGACTAGAATTAGGGTATTCTAAAAATGAAATTCTTGAAATGTACGCTGCTCATGCGCCATTTGGAGGAAATGTAGTTGGATTAGAAATGGCTTCGTGGCGTTATTTTGGAGTGCAATCCAATCAATTATCTTGGGCAGAAAATGCTGTTTTGGCCGTTTTGCCTAATGCGCCAAGTTTGATTTATCCTGGGAAAAACCAAATAAAATTATTAAACAAACGAAACCGACTTTTATTGAAACTGCATCAGGAAGGTATAATTGATAAACAAACTTACGAACTTTCAATAGAAGAACCTTTGCCTCAAAAACCATATGATCTTCCTCAAATTGCACCACATTTATTGCAGAGAGTGGCTAAAAATGAAGAAGGAACAAGGGTAAAAACTACAATTGATTATGCCTTGCAAAATCGTGTAAATCAAATTGCCAGATATTATTACAATCAATACAAGCAGAATGAAGTTCATAATCTGGCGATTTTGGTAATAGATGTAAATAGCAGAAATGTAATGAGTTATGTTGGAAATTCTCCAGCAGATGCAGATTATCAAAAAGATGTTGATATTATCGATGCGCCAAGAAGTACAGGAAGTATTTTGAAACCTCTTTTGTATGGTGCGATGCTTGATGACGGCGAATTACTTCCTAATACTTTGGTAGCTGATATTCCAACACAGATTTCAGGATATACGCCTCAAAACTTTAATTTAACATTTGATGGCGCTGTTCCTGCGCATCGTGCATTATCACGTTCTCTAAATATTCCTGCAGTTTTGATGCTTCAGGAATTTACGGTCAATAAATTTTATGAAGAGCTTCAAAAATTTAAATTAAAGAATATAAATAAAACGCCAGATCATTATGGTTTGTCACTTATTTTGGGCGGAGCTGAAAGTAATTTGTGGGATTTATGCAGAACGTACGCTAATTTATCTTCAACATTAAATTATTATACTAAAAATAAAAGTCAGTACAGAACAAATGAGTTCACAGAATTAAATTATAAAAACGATTTTAAGCCTGATTTTGGTTCAGAAACAAATCAGAAGAATATTCTAGGCGCGGGATCAATTTGGTTAACGTATAACGCAATGGAAGAGGTGAATAGGCCAGAAGGAGACGAAGCTTGGAAGTTTTATGACAGTTCTTTAAAAATTGCATGGAAAACAGGAACAAGTTTCGGAAATCGTGATGCGTGGGCCATTGGAACAAATTCCAGATATGTAGTCGGAATTTGGGTTGGAAATGCAACAGGCGAAGGTCGTCCAACATTAACAGGAGTTACAAGTGCTGCGCCAATTCTGTTCGATGTTTTTAATTTACTGCCGAGACAAAGATGGTTTGATACTCCGTATAAAGATTTAGCCGAGGTTGAGGTTTGTCGTTTAAGCGGTTATTTGGCGAAAGATAATTGTCCAAAAATCAAACAATGGATCACTAAAAAAGGAAAATCAACTAAAGTTTGTCCGTATCATAAAACCATTCATTTAGATAAAACAGAACAATTTCAGGTTAATAGTAGTTGTGAAAGTATAGATAATATTGTGACCAAAAATTGGTTTGTTCTTCCTCCGGTTATGGCTTGGTATTACAAAAGTCAGCATATTGAATATTTGCCTTTACCGCCATTTAAAGAAGGATGCGAAGGAACGCAAACCACTACGATGGATTTTATTTACCCAAAAGCGAATAGTAAAATTTATTTAACGAAAGATTTTAATAGCAACGTACAGCCCGTGATTTTGAAAGTGGCTTATTCTGAAAGAGATAAAGAATTATTCTGGTATGTTGATAATGTGTATAAAGCAACGACAAAAACCTTCCATGAATTGCCAATTACACCAACAACAGGAATTCATTATATTACGGTTATAGATGCTTCTGGAAATGAAATTAGAAGAAAAATAGAAATTGTTAGGGAATAA
- a CDS encoding Rne/Rng family ribonuclease, which produces MNKELIIRSSSEAVDFALLKDGKLIELHKEEEKSNFQVGDIFIAKIRKPVAGLNAAFVNVGFEKDAFLHYHDLGPNLASQLKFIKLVSAGKIKDFSLKTFQFEKEIDKDGIITDILSANQSVLVQVVKEPISTKGPRISAELSLAGRFIVLVPFSDRVSISQKIEDKKEKDRLKKLVLSIKPKGFGVIVRTVAEGKNVAELEKDLQNLLGRWSAMCKKLPTAHHPSKVLGELNRASSILRDVFNDTFSGIQIDDEELYHQTKEYLQEIAPSKQSIVKFYQSNDTPIFEKYNIERQIKTSFGRTVSMSKGAYLIIEHTEALHVIDVNSGNRSNKATNQEDTAMEVNMIAAAEIARQLRLRDMGGIIVVDFIDMSNPENRKVLFDFLREEMSDDKAKHKILPPSKFGLVQITRQRVRPEVNIKTREEDPNKVNGEIEAPILIIDKITSDLERLLKTHNKVVLNTHPFVAAYLSKGFPSLRSKWFFEHKKWVKIIPRDAYTYLEYHFYDKKGNVISE; this is translated from the coding sequence GTGAATAAAGAATTAATCATTAGATCTAGTTCTGAAGCCGTAGATTTTGCCTTATTAAAAGATGGAAAACTAATTGAATTACACAAAGAAGAAGAGAAAAGCAACTTTCAGGTTGGTGATATTTTTATTGCCAAAATCAGAAAACCAGTTGCTGGACTTAATGCTGCTTTTGTAAATGTAGGCTTCGAAAAAGATGCCTTTTTACATTATCACGATTTAGGACCTAACTTAGCTTCTCAGTTGAAATTCATAAAACTTGTAAGCGCAGGTAAAATAAAAGATTTCTCCCTAAAAACCTTTCAGTTTGAAAAAGAGATTGACAAAGATGGCATCATTACTGATATTTTAAGTGCCAATCAATCTGTTTTAGTTCAAGTAGTTAAAGAACCTATCTCAACCAAAGGACCAAGAATAAGTGCTGAGCTTTCTCTTGCCGGAAGATTTATCGTTCTAGTTCCTTTTTCTGATCGTGTTTCTATTTCTCAAAAAATAGAAGACAAAAAAGAAAAGGATCGTCTAAAAAAACTTGTTCTATCGATCAAACCTAAAGGATTTGGTGTTATTGTTCGCACAGTAGCCGAAGGCAAAAACGTAGCCGAATTAGAAAAAGATTTGCAGAACCTGCTTGGCAGATGGTCTGCAATGTGTAAAAAATTACCAACTGCTCATCATCCATCAAAAGTATTAGGAGAGCTTAATAGAGCTTCTTCGATATTAAGAGATGTATTCAATGATACCTTCAGCGGTATTCAAATAGATGATGAAGAGTTGTACCATCAAACGAAGGAATATCTGCAAGAAATTGCACCTTCAAAACAATCGATTGTTAAGTTTTATCAATCAAATGACACTCCAATTTTTGAGAAATACAATATAGAGAGACAAATCAAAACTTCTTTTGGAAGAACCGTTTCTATGAGTAAAGGGGCCTACCTTATCATCGAACACACTGAAGCTCTTCACGTTATAGACGTAAACAGCGGAAACCGTTCGAATAAAGCAACCAACCAAGAAGACACCGCCATGGAAGTAAATATGATTGCCGCTGCAGAAATCGCCAGACAACTTCGTCTGAGAGATATGGGCGGAATTATCGTAGTTGATTTTATCGATATGTCTAATCCAGAAAACAGGAAAGTTTTGTTCGACTTCTTGCGAGAAGAAATGAGCGACGATAAAGCAAAGCATAAAATATTACCGCCAAGTAAATTTGGTTTGGTCCAAATTACAAGACAGCGAGTAAGACCAGAAGTTAATATAAAAACTAGAGAAGAAGATCCGAATAAAGTTAATGGTGAAATTGAAGCACCAATATTAATAATTGACAAGATCACCTCTGACTTAGAAAGACTTTTAAAAACCCACAATAAGGTTGTGCTTAATACACATCCGTTTGTGGCTGCATACCTCAGCAAAGGTTTTCCATCATTACGTTCAAAATGGTTTTTTGAACATAAGAAATGGGTGAAAATCATACCTCGTGACGCTTACACGTACTTAGAATATCATTTCTACGATAAAAAAGGAAATGTTATTTCAGAATAA
- a CDS encoding HU family DNA-binding protein, whose amino-acid sequence MTKADIVAKISEKLGLEKGDVQATVETFMEEVKTSLETGDNVYLRGFGSFIVKTRAEKTGRNISKNTTIKIPAHNIPAFKPAKVFVEGVKTNNEAK is encoded by the coding sequence ATGACGAAAGCAGATATCGTAGCGAAAATTTCAGAGAAACTAGGTCTTGAAAAAGGAGACGTTCAAGCAACAGTAGAAACTTTTATGGAAGAAGTTAAAACTTCTTTAGAAACTGGAGACAATGTTTACCTAAGAGGTTTTGGTAGTTTTATCGTAAAAACTAGAGCTGAAAAGACTGGAAGAAACATTTCTAAAAACACTACAATTAAAATTCCAGCACACAACATTCCTGCGTTTAAACCTGCAAAAGTTTTTGTAGAAGGAGTTAAAACAAACAACGAAGCAAAATAA
- the mutY gene encoding A/G-specific adenine glycosylase: MDFHNILIKWYLRNKRDLPWRKTVDPYQIWLSEIMLQQTRVAQGMPYFFSFTKEFPTVKHLADASEEKVLKLWQGLGYYSRARNLHKTAQFISDDLNGVFPDSYKELLKLKGVGEYTAAAIASFSYNESVPVVDGNVFRVLSRYFDIESDIALPATKKEFTALAQELMPKDNPAIFNQAIMEFGALQCVPKNPNCSVCDFNESCVALQKGKVNMLPVKSKKVKVTNRYFNYLILEDSSGNTVIEKRTAKGIWHNLYQFPLLETESIVDFEVISKKAKEEIFSTYNIISIEDYQESTVVHKLSHQHLHIQFWKIKIKEKIQNGIDTEKLKTFPFPIVIYNFIEKQEINC, encoded by the coding sequence ATGGATTTTCATAACATATTGATAAAATGGTATTTACGAAACAAGCGTGATTTGCCGTGGCGAAAAACGGTCGATCCGTACCAAATTTGGCTCTCAGAAATTATGCTTCAGCAGACAAGAGTTGCGCAGGGAATGCCTTATTTTTTCTCCTTTACTAAGGAATTTCCTACCGTAAAACATTTGGCAGATGCCTCAGAAGAAAAGGTTTTAAAACTTTGGCAAGGTCTGGGATATTATTCGAGGGCTAGAAATCTTCATAAAACGGCTCAATTTATAAGTGATGATTTAAATGGAGTTTTTCCTGATTCATATAAAGAACTTTTGAAACTTAAAGGTGTTGGCGAATATACAGCGGCTGCAATTGCTTCTTTTTCTTATAATGAATCGGTTCCGGTTGTTGACGGAAATGTATTTCGTGTCTTATCGCGTTATTTTGATATTGAATCTGATATTGCGCTGCCGGCAACCAAAAAAGAGTTTACTGCTTTGGCTCAGGAATTAATGCCAAAAGATAATCCTGCGATTTTTAATCAGGCAATTATGGAGTTTGGTGCGCTACAATGCGTGCCTAAAAATCCAAATTGTTCTGTTTGTGATTTTAATGAAAGCTGCGTCGCACTTCAAAAAGGAAAAGTAAATATGCTTCCCGTAAAATCTAAAAAGGTAAAAGTAACCAATAGGTATTTTAATTATTTGATATTAGAAGATTCTTCTGGAAATACTGTAATAGAAAAGAGAACGGCAAAAGGAATCTGGCATAATTTATATCAATTTCCTCTTTTAGAAACAGAATCTATTGTAGATTTTGAGGTGATTTCAAAAAAAGCAAAAGAAGAAATTTTTTCTACCTATAATATAATAAGTATAGAAGATTATCAAGAATCGACAGTTGTGCACAAACTTTCGCATCAACATCTTCATATACAATTTTGGAAAATTAAAATAAAAGAGAAAATTCAAAACGGAATTGATACTGAAAAATTAAAAACTTTTCCTTTCCCGATTGTGATTTATAATTTTATAGAAAAGCAGGAAATAAATTGCTAA